A region of Myxococcus stipitatus DSM 14675 DNA encodes the following proteins:
- a CDS encoding ArnT family glycosyltransferase: protein MRRFFVSARGLWQQHPTALGIAVTFTLSLLLRWLYLQSSPDRTWPFSIFFYGDSRFFHTYALEHVRGTEGPAALPYHPPLFPWLLGTLYRLLGEPQGSAYPYKLCLAALSAATVALSWAWWRKLLGTAWSFVGACLFASSFGWLVLSTTYSNEVLYAFFLSATLALVLRHREGPTPVGALLLGLVMGLGSLTRAEHLYLWPFLLAWAWLHRGATPLKSLALRWGAAVLLSGLVLAPWAVRNAHVLHELNARTPGLEPLPELAPITVYGPINFAMANNARATGGFTPASVSELGQDGHLDIANPAHRHLLLHGYAVGLDWMRQHPVDAARLCVSKLERWLDGLNLGLGASNLPLGLTGSRAPVDLFVPEGTWMKWPLMLLLLAGAALSLLRPWRDFSLLTLVVLHRALITVAFFGYTRGLLTVFPALIPLLLLPAVVLTARRPTLALRVPAFAVALLLLLWVEAGALALGAPRGFMASGSTDQTHGKLIQDDWVRIWPR from the coding sequence ATGCGCCGGTTCTTCGTCAGCGCGCGCGGGCTGTGGCAACAGCACCCGACGGCGCTGGGCATCGCGGTGACCTTCACGCTGAGCCTGCTCCTGCGCTGGCTCTATCTCCAGTCCTCACCGGACCGCACCTGGCCGTTCTCCATCTTCTTCTACGGCGACTCGCGCTTCTTCCACACGTACGCGCTGGAGCACGTGCGAGGCACCGAAGGCCCCGCCGCGCTCCCCTACCACCCGCCCCTGTTCCCCTGGCTCCTCGGGACGCTGTATCGGCTGCTCGGCGAGCCCCAGGGCAGCGCGTACCCGTACAAGCTGTGCCTCGCGGCGCTGAGCGCGGCCACGGTGGCGCTGTCGTGGGCGTGGTGGCGCAAGCTCCTGGGCACCGCGTGGAGCTTCGTGGGCGCGTGCCTCTTCGCCTCCAGCTTCGGGTGGCTGGTGCTCTCCACCACGTACAGCAACGAGGTCCTCTACGCCTTCTTCCTGTCCGCCACGCTCGCGCTCGTGCTGCGCCACCGCGAGGGCCCCACCCCCGTCGGCGCGCTGCTCCTGGGCCTCGTCATGGGCCTGGGCTCGCTTACCCGCGCCGAGCACCTCTACCTCTGGCCCTTCCTGCTCGCGTGGGCCTGGCTCCACCGAGGCGCCACGCCGCTCAAGTCCCTGGCCTTGCGCTGGGGCGCCGCCGTGCTCCTCAGCGGGCTGGTGCTGGCCCCCTGGGCCGTGCGCAACGCCCACGTGCTGCATGAGCTCAACGCCCGCACGCCCGGACTCGAGCCCCTCCCCGAGCTCGCGCCCATCACCGTGTACGGCCCCATCAACTTCGCCATGGCGAACAACGCCCGCGCGACGGGGGGCTTCACCCCCGCCTCCGTGAGTGAGCTGGGCCAGGACGGCCACCTGGATATCGCCAACCCCGCGCACCGCCACCTGCTCCTGCACGGCTACGCGGTGGGACTCGACTGGATGCGCCAGCACCCCGTGGACGCCGCCCGGCTCTGCGTGTCCAAGCTGGAGCGCTGGCTCGACGGCCTCAACCTGGGACTGGGTGCGTCCAATCTCCCGCTGGGCCTCACCGGCTCCCGGGCGCCCGTGGACCTGTTCGTCCCCGAGGGCACGTGGATGAAGTGGCCCCTGATGCTGCTCCTCCTCGCCGGCGCCGCGCTGTCGCTCCTGCGCCCGTGGCGGGACTTCAGCCTGCTCACCCTCGTCGTCCTGCACCGCGCCCTCATCACCGTGGCCTTCTTCGGCTACACGCGCGGCCTGCTCACCGTCTTCCCCGCATTGATTCCCCTGCTGCTCCTGCCCGCGGTGGTCCTCACCGCCCGCCGCCCCACGCTCGCATTGCGGGTGCCCGCCTTCGCGGTGGCCCTGCTGCTCCTGCTGTGGGTGGAGGCCGGCGCGCTCGCCCTGGGCGCCCCCAGGGGCTTCATGGCCAGCGGCAGCACGGACCAGACCCACGGCAAGCTCATCCAGGACGACTGGGTGCGCATCTGGCCGCGCTGA